The Pseudomonas fluorescens nucleotide sequence GAACACCATCGGCATCGAACCCCAGAAACTCGACAGGGTACGCACGTTGCCTTGGGTATCCTTGAGCTTGAACGAACGGCCGAGGATCTTGTTGCTCATGTCCTTGCCGTATTTGAAGTCCAGCGCGCCACCGGAACGGGGGTCGCAACCTGCAAGAGCGCCGAGGCCCAGCAGGCTGATCCCGGCAACAACCTGGCGCCGGGTCAGTAAATCAGTCATGTAACCATCCTTTTGGGAAGGTGCCAGCCCCTGGATAGAGGGCATGTCGAGAAACCTTCGCATTTTGTCATGGCGGTGGACGCAGGTTCCAGCGCGCAGCGTCCCGTACGTCTGTATCCCAGTATTTACGGGGTGCGGCCTGTTGTCGCAGGCAGTGACAAGAAACATCCGGCAACGTCTACGGTAATAGTGATGCACTCGTATCCGCCCCTCATTCGTGGAGCCCTACCCCATGCTCAGCAAGGCCGTACTGACTCAACAGGAAGTCTCGCAACTGCTTGCCGCCGCCCGCGCCGAAGCCCAGGCCAACCAGTGGCCGGTGAGCATCGCCGTGGTCGATGACGGTGGCCACCCGCTGGCCCTGGAGCGCCTGGACGGCTGCCCGCCGATCAGCGCCTACATCGCCCAGGAAAAGGCCCGCACCGCAGCTCTTGGGCGCAAGGAAAGCAAGGTCTACGAAGACATCATCAACGGCGGGCGCAGCGCCTTTCTCTCGGTGCCGGTGCTCAACGCCACCCTCGAAGGCGGCGTGCCGCTGTGGGTGGACGGCCAGGTGATCGGCGCGGTGGGGGTCTCCGGGGTCAAGTCCGAGCAGGATGCGCAGGTGGCCAAGGTGGCGATTGCCGCATTGCTGGCCACACTGGCCGGTTAGCCACTGACGAACTCGAACTGGACGTATCGCACCCCTTCGGGCGTATCAATGGTTTCGGCATGGGCCCCCGCCGGCAAAACCTT carries:
- a CDS encoding heme-binding protein — encoded protein: MLSKAVLTQQEVSQLLAAARAEAQANQWPVSIAVVDDGGHPLALERLDGCPPISAYIAQEKARTAALGRKESKVYEDIINGGRSAFLSVPVLNATLEGGVPLWVDGQVIGAVGVSGVKSEQDAQVAKVAIAALLATLAG